In Hippoglossus hippoglossus isolate fHipHip1 unplaced genomic scaffold, fHipHip1.pri scaffold_65_arrow_ctg1, whole genome shotgun sequence, the following are encoded in one genomic region:
- the LOC117759023 gene encoding proton-coupled amino acid transporter 1-like: protein MMASSDVDTRGEGPLFSDQNPSEMDALCPSPPGPTRPQRHYERIEGQTGTSFCQTLIHLLKGNIGTGLLGLPLAVKNAGLVLGPISLLFMGVIAVHCMRLLVTCSHHLSAKVNRPSLTYGEAMQHGMENVSWLRRHSHWGRRTVNTFLIITQLGFCCVYFVFLSDNVKQVVEAANATTFNCYMNYTNQTQVVVPSFNSRLYMLCFLPAFVLLVFTPNLKYLAPLSLVANLVMSASLVLIYFYSITNITDPTNLPRVGRAKDYPLFFGTAIFAFEGIGVVLPLENKMHRPQSFTLVLYVGMSIVTFLYISLGTIGYLCFGEHIVGSITLNLPNCWTYQAVKLLYCFGIFITFALQFYVPAEILIPPVLARVSQRWETAVDLLLRTVLVIFT from the exons ATGATGGCCTCCAGCGACGTGGACACCCGAGGGGAAG GGCCTTTGTTTTCTGACCAGAATCCATCAGAAATGGACGCTCTGTGTCCCTCACCTCCTGGACCAACCAGACCCCAACGCCACTACGAGAGGATCGAAGGACAGACAGGAACTTC gttctGTCAGACTCTCATTCACCTGCTGAAGGGGAACATTGGGACGGGGCTGCTGGGGCTGCCTCTGGCCGTGAAGAATGCAGGTCTGGTG CTCGGACCAATCAGCCTCCTGTTCATGGGGGTGATCGCAGTTCACTGCATGAGGCTGCTGGTCACATGTTCTCACCACCTGAGTGCAAA GGTGAACCGGCCGTCTCTCACCTACGGCGAGGCGATGCAGCACGGGATGGAAAACGTGTCGTGGCTCAGGAGACATTCCCACTGGGGAAG GCGAACGGTGAACACGTTCCTCATCATCACGCAGCTCGGCTTCTGCTGCGTCTACTTCGTCTTCCTCAGCGACAACGTCAAACAG GTGGTGGAAGCAGCCAACGCCACCACCTTCAACTGCTACATGAACTACACCAACCAGACGCAGGTCGTGGTGCCGAGCTTCAACTCTCGCCTCTACATGCTCTGCTTCCTGCCCGCCTTCGTCCTGCTGGTCTTCACCCCCAACCTGAAGTACCTGGCCCCCTTGTCCCTGGTGGCCAACCTGGTCATGTCAGCCAGCTTGGTTCTCATCTACTTCTACTCCATCACG AACATCACAGACCCCACCAACCTCCCAAGAGTGGGCCGAGCTAAAGACTACCCCCTCTTCTTCGGGACGGCCATCTTTGCCTTTGAGGGGATTGGAGTG GTTCTTCCCCTGGAGAACAAGATGCACAGGCCTCAGAGTTTCACCCTGGTTCTGTACGTCGGGATGAGCATCGTCACCTTCCTCTACATCAGCCTCGGCACCATCGGATATCTGTGCTTCGGAGAGCACATAGTGGGGAGCATCACTCTCAACCTGCCAAACTGCTG GACTTACCAGGCTGTGAAGCTTCTGTACTGCTTTGGCATCTTCATCACCTTCGCCCTGCAGTTCTACGTTCCAGCAGAGATCCTCATCCCGCCAGTGCTGGCCCGCGTCTCACAGAGATGGGAGACGGCCGTCGACCTTCTACTTCGCACCGTCCTGGTCATCTTCACAT
- the atox1 gene encoding copper transport protein ATOX1 has protein sequence MTKHEFEVAMTCEGCSGAVTRILNKLGDVKYEIDLPKKLVWIESDKDVDFLTETLKKCGKEVKYNGTK, from the exons ATGACG AAGCACGAGTTCGAGGTGGCGATGACGTGTGAGGGATGTTCAGGAGCCGTCACCAGAATCCTCAACAAACTGGGAG ATGTGAAGTACGAGATCGACCTGCCTAAGAAGCTGGTTTGGATCGAGTCCGACAAAGACGTGGACTTTCTCACGGAGACGCTGAAGAAATGTGGGAAGGAAGTGAAGTACAACGGCACGAAATGA